A genome region from Mycobacterium florentinum includes the following:
- a CDS encoding TetR/AcrR family transcriptional regulator, with the protein MPADAKQSTKARILRAAAELIAKQGYAATSTRDIAAAVGVEQPALYKHFSAKSDIFAALVRLALEWPGELADELAALPAPAVVKLHRMLRESLDHLHASPEVVVSVIATPDLWQDRFIAEQELAAKIEQALADLIEAAQAEGDVRAMNPTSASRLLQALFDALTPSLQVNPDEILEFAMIALLVEPARLPEISSAADGLDVRTTRPSIGI; encoded by the coding sequence ATGCCCGCGGATGCCAAGCAGTCGACCAAGGCTCGGATCCTGCGCGCCGCCGCCGAGCTGATCGCCAAGCAGGGCTATGCCGCCACCTCCACCCGCGACATCGCGGCCGCCGTCGGGGTCGAGCAGCCGGCCCTCTACAAGCACTTCTCGGCCAAGAGCGACATTTTCGCGGCGCTGGTCCGCCTTGCCCTGGAGTGGCCGGGCGAGCTGGCCGATGAGCTCGCGGCGCTGCCCGCGCCGGCGGTCGTCAAGCTGCACCGCATGCTGCGGGAGTCCCTCGACCATCTGCACGCCTCGCCCGAGGTGGTCGTCTCTGTCATCGCCACCCCGGACCTGTGGCAGGACCGCTTCATCGCGGAGCAGGAACTGGCCGCGAAGATCGAGCAGGCGCTGGCGGATCTGATCGAAGCGGCGCAGGCCGAAGGTGACGTGCGGGCCATGAACCCGACTTCGGCGTCGAGGCTCTTGCAGGCGCTATTCGACGCGCTGACACCCTCGCTGCAGGTCAACCCGGACGAGATCCTCGAGTTCGCGATGATCGCGCTCTTGGTCGAACCCGCCCGCTTGCCCGAAATCTCTTCTGCCGCAGACGGTTTAGACGTCCGGACCACGCGGCCGAGCATCGGAATCTAG
- a CDS encoding enoyl-CoA hydratase/isomerase family protein, with protein sequence MTQIPQTTPLPPDGDWLGTPYLSFERRGPIAICTIDRPEARNAMTPAMYFGIRYAVGLVNGDPGLAGLLITGTGDVFAPGGDMTGGGGVDDWITFGAALGMDVTPFDAVRTSAKPIVSAVNGLCQGGGMQIALCSDLSVVSERASFRVPELFRGYADTYYSQMLLRLIGPVRTRDLMFTGRVLTAQEALDWGLVTRVVPHESLFEVAGDLLAQSCRTAPRARNVIKSSIDNYLGLYDRIGMTGSLMDAEAREGVRAFKERRSPDWVHPELRTEGRL encoded by the coding sequence GTGACGCAGATCCCGCAGACAACGCCCCTGCCCCCGGACGGGGATTGGCTGGGCACCCCGTATCTGTCGTTCGAGCGCCGGGGACCGATCGCGATCTGCACGATCGATCGCCCCGAGGCGCGCAACGCCATGACGCCCGCGATGTACTTCGGAATCCGTTATGCCGTAGGCCTTGTCAACGGAGACCCCGGCCTGGCGGGTCTGCTGATCACCGGCACCGGGGACGTCTTCGCACCCGGCGGCGACATGACCGGCGGGGGAGGCGTCGACGACTGGATCACCTTCGGCGCCGCGCTGGGCATGGACGTCACGCCGTTCGACGCGGTGCGGACCTCGGCCAAGCCGATCGTGTCCGCCGTCAACGGGCTGTGCCAGGGCGGCGGCATGCAGATCGCGCTGTGCAGCGATTTGTCCGTGGTGAGCGAGCGCGCGTCGTTCCGGGTACCCGAGCTGTTCCGCGGCTACGCCGACACCTACTACAGCCAGATGCTGCTGCGCCTGATCGGGCCGGTGCGCACTCGCGACCTGATGTTCACCGGCCGGGTGCTGACCGCGCAGGAAGCCCTCGATTGGGGCCTGGTGACCAGGGTGGTGCCGCACGAGAGCCTGTTCGAGGTGGCCGGCGACCTGCTCGCGCAGAGCTGCCGGACCGCGCCGCGCGCCCGCAACGTCATCAAATCCAGCATCGACAACTATCTGGGCCTGTATGACCGCATCGGCATGACCGGCAGCCTGATGGACGCCGAGGCACGTGAAGGCGTCCGCGCGTTCAAGGAGCGGCGCTCGCCGGACTGGGTGCACCCGGAGCTGCGGACCGAAGGGCGTCTCTAA
- a CDS encoding MBL fold metallo-hydrolase, translating into MTSLELTSTGTADFTEGDVYFIGNATTLIRFGGLTILTDPAFLHKGEHVFLGHGIWARREVEPACQIADLPPIDLIVLSHYHGDHFDDVAAQELDKNLPIVSTADAVDKLGALGFRQGHPLDTWESLQVHKGDATLTITAMPGKHSTEEEVNELLMPVNGHLLDFSRNGEQLYRLYITGDTMVVDDLADIPRRYPGIDLGLIHTGGTTFLVTVVTMTGEQGVRTVEITQPRTAIPIHYNDFSVFLSGLDDFKKAAEASSANTKFVYLAHGETYTFTPCA; encoded by the coding sequence ATGACCTCGTTAGAGCTAACCAGCACCGGGACAGCGGATTTCACCGAGGGCGATGTCTACTTCATCGGCAACGCCACCACCTTGATCCGCTTCGGCGGGCTGACGATCCTGACCGATCCGGCCTTCCTGCACAAGGGCGAGCACGTGTTTCTGGGCCACGGCATCTGGGCCCGGCGCGAGGTCGAGCCGGCCTGCCAGATCGCCGACCTGCCCCCGATCGATCTGATCGTGTTGTCGCACTACCACGGCGACCATTTCGACGACGTCGCCGCGCAAGAACTCGACAAGAACCTGCCGATCGTCTCGACGGCCGACGCGGTGGACAAACTCGGCGCCCTCGGCTTCCGACAGGGCCACCCGCTGGACACCTGGGAATCCCTGCAGGTACACAAGGGCGACGCGACGCTGACGATCACCGCGATGCCGGGCAAGCACTCCACCGAAGAGGAGGTCAACGAGCTGCTAATGCCGGTCAACGGGCACCTGCTGGACTTCAGCCGCAACGGCGAGCAGCTCTACCGGCTCTACATCACCGGCGACACGATGGTCGTCGACGACCTCGCAGACATTCCACGCCGCTACCCCGGCATCGACCTCGGCCTGATCCACACCGGCGGCACCACCTTCCTGGTCACCGTCGTCACGATGACGGGGGAGCAGGGCGTGCGGACCGTCGAGATCACCCAACCGCGCACGGCGATCCCGATCCACTACAACGACTTCTCGGTGTTCCTCTCGGGCCTCGATGACTTCAAGAAGGCCGCCGAGGCCTCCTCGGCCAACACCAAATTCGTCTACCTGGCCCACGGCGAGACCTACACGTTCACGCCCTGCGCGTGA
- the espB gene encoding EspB family ESX-1 secretion system-associated protein → MTKTLNVEYAELVARADELDARIAGVPTDNGHAPCALELAARAAEQLGLSADNMRIYLAAGEREHGRLAQSLRNAAKAYAETDELAADALDNDTPVAAAAPPQPDCDVEPPMLTSTVSLMASDPIPYYPTKEAAKALMQGDQGASLLNFADEWAAYLRTLSHASFRFRPFTDWDSEASAAVEQHFDQDRAWLDQMARLCGQLSTQARNLVAAHRWAVSEHPTLAQLRQLDERWILNQSVPGWETFGKQALLRLYAQYQAKSEAVLAEYEQRAALAPVNPPRPPVAYKIDAQTASGPEPGPGVDALPLPTDGLPSLPGGMPALPSAGMPDTATDSKLTDAVMNSKAASAKASPGLKPASVGGGGIPPMPKMPLQRPVLSDSISRVGGAAPGGAGVAGGIPVPAAYAALNNGGGMGMPMGAAPGGQGHEAGKAKRVQQEGEALYTEDRAWTEGVIGRRRVA, encoded by the coding sequence ATGACAAAGACGCTGAACGTGGAGTACGCCGAGCTGGTCGCCCGGGCCGACGAGCTCGACGCCCGGATTGCGGGCGTACCGACCGACAACGGCCACGCGCCGTGCGCTCTCGAGCTGGCCGCCCGGGCGGCCGAACAACTCGGCCTGTCCGCCGACAACATGCGGATCTACCTGGCCGCCGGCGAACGCGAGCACGGACGCCTGGCGCAATCACTGCGAAACGCCGCCAAGGCCTACGCGGAGACCGACGAGCTGGCCGCGGACGCCCTCGACAACGACACGCCCGTCGCCGCGGCAGCGCCTCCCCAGCCGGATTGCGATGTCGAGCCGCCGATGCTGACCAGCACGGTTTCACTGATGGCCTCGGACCCCATCCCCTACTACCCGACCAAAGAGGCGGCGAAGGCCCTGATGCAGGGTGACCAGGGCGCATCGCTGCTGAACTTCGCGGACGAGTGGGCGGCCTACCTGCGAACGTTGTCGCACGCCAGCTTTCGGTTCCGGCCCTTCACGGACTGGGACAGCGAGGCGAGCGCCGCCGTCGAGCAGCACTTCGATCAGGATCGCGCGTGGCTGGACCAGATGGCCAGACTGTGCGGTCAGCTGTCCACCCAGGCCCGAAACCTCGTTGCCGCACACCGCTGGGCTGTCAGCGAGCACCCCACGCTGGCGCAGCTGCGGCAGCTCGACGAGCGATGGATTTTGAACCAGAGCGTGCCGGGCTGGGAAACGTTCGGCAAACAGGCGCTACTACGGCTCTACGCGCAGTACCAGGCGAAGTCGGAGGCGGTGCTGGCCGAATACGAGCAGCGGGCAGCGCTGGCGCCGGTGAATCCGCCGAGGCCTCCCGTCGCCTACAAAATCGACGCGCAGACCGCGTCCGGCCCTGAGCCCGGTCCCGGCGTCGATGCCCTGCCCCTCCCGACCGACGGACTGCCTTCCCTGCCGGGCGGTATGCCCGCGTTGCCGTCCGCCGGCATGCCGGACACGGCGACCGACTCCAAGCTGACCGACGCCGTGATGAACTCCAAAGCGGCGTCCGCCAAGGCGAGCCCGGGGCTCAAGCCCGCATCCGTTGGGGGTGGCGGCATTCCGCCGATGCCGAAGATGCCGTTGCAGCGCCCGGTGCTCTCCGATTCGATTTCCCGGGTCGGCGGTGCGGCGCCCGGCGGCGCCGGCGTGGCGGGTGGGATCCCGGTCCCCGCCGCGTACGCGGCCTTGAACAACGGCGGCGGGATGGGCATGCCGATGGGCGCCGCCCCCGGCGGCCAGGGCCACGAGGCCGGCAAGGCCAAGCGCGTGCAGCAGGAGGGCGAGGCGCTCTACACCGAGGACCGCGCGTGGACCGAGGGTGTTATCGGCCGGCGCCGGGTCGCCTGA